One genomic region from Camelus dromedarius isolate mCamDro1 chromosome 17, mCamDro1.pat, whole genome shotgun sequence encodes:
- the FAM107A gene encoding actin-associated protein FAM107A isoform X3, with translation MYSEIQRERADIGGLMAPPEYREWNPELIKPKKLLNPVKASRSHQELHRELLMNHRRGLGVDSKPELQRVLEHRRRNQLIKKKKEELEAKRLQCPFEQELLRRQQRLNQLEKPPEKEEDRAPEFIKVRENLRRIATLTSEERAL, from the exons ATGTACTCAGAGATCCAGAGGGAGCGGGCGGACATCGGAGGCCTGATGGCCCCGCCAGAGTACAGAGAGTGGAACCCTGAGCTCATCAAGCCCAAGAAGCTGCTGAACCCCGTCAAGGCCTCCCGGAGCCACCAGGAGCTGCACCGAGAGCTGCTCATGAACCACAGAAG GGGCCTGGGCGTGGACAGCAAGCCGGAGCTACAGCGCGTCCTTGAGCACCGCCGGCGGAACCAGCTCatcaagaagaagaaggaggagctggaggccaAGCGGCTGCAGTGTCCCTTTGAGCAGGAGCTGTTGAGACGGCAGCAAAGGCTGAACCag CTGGAAAAGCCACCAGAAAAGGAGGAGGACCGTGCTCCCGAATTTATTAAAGTCAGGGAGAATCTGCGCAGAATCGCCACACTGACCAGTGAAGAGAGAGCGCTGTAG
- the FAM107A gene encoding actin-associated protein FAM107A isoform X2, producing MHLRRKRFGKKQWVLIFEDASYASMYSEIQRERADIGGLMAPPEYREWNPELIKPKKLLNPVKASRSHQELHRELLMNHRRGLGVDSKPELQRVLEHRRRNQLIKKKKEELEAKRLQCPFEQELLRRQQRLNQLEKPPEKEEDRAPEFIKVRENLRRIATLTSEERAL from the exons ATGcatttaaggagaaaaagatttggaaagaaaCAATGGGTGCTGATTTTTGAGGATGCCAGTTATG CCTCCATGTACTCAGAGATCCAGAGGGAGCGGGCGGACATCGGAGGCCTGATGGCCCCGCCAGAGTACAGAGAGTGGAACCCTGAGCTCATCAAGCCCAAGAAGCTGCTGAACCCCGTCAAGGCCTCCCGGAGCCACCAGGAGCTGCACCGAGAGCTGCTCATGAACCACAGAAG GGGCCTGGGCGTGGACAGCAAGCCGGAGCTACAGCGCGTCCTTGAGCACCGCCGGCGGAACCAGCTCatcaagaagaagaaggaggagctggaggccaAGCGGCTGCAGTGTCCCTTTGAGCAGGAGCTGTTGAGACGGCAGCAAAGGCTGAACCag CTGGAAAAGCCACCAGAAAAGGAGGAGGACCGTGCTCCCGAATTTATTAAAGTCAGGGAGAATCTGCGCAGAATCGCCACACTGACCAGTGAAGAGAGAGCGCTGTAG
- the FAM107A gene encoding actin-associated protein FAM107A isoform X1, whose amino-acid sequence MAQRLGERARGPAEATGLYRAVLLRSASMYSEIQRERADIGGLMAPPEYREWNPELIKPKKLLNPVKASRSHQELHRELLMNHRRGLGVDSKPELQRVLEHRRRNQLIKKKKEELEAKRLQCPFEQELLRRQQRLNQLEKPPEKEEDRAPEFIKVRENLRRIATLTSEERAL is encoded by the exons ATGGCACAGAGGCTGGGCGAGCGGGCTCGGGGGCCCGCCGAGGCCACGGGGCTCTACCGGGCCGTGCTGCTCAGGTCGG CCTCCATGTACTCAGAGATCCAGAGGGAGCGGGCGGACATCGGAGGCCTGATGGCCCCGCCAGAGTACAGAGAGTGGAACCCTGAGCTCATCAAGCCCAAGAAGCTGCTGAACCCCGTCAAGGCCTCCCGGAGCCACCAGGAGCTGCACCGAGAGCTGCTCATGAACCACAGAAG GGGCCTGGGCGTGGACAGCAAGCCGGAGCTACAGCGCGTCCTTGAGCACCGCCGGCGGAACCAGCTCatcaagaagaagaaggaggagctggaggccaAGCGGCTGCAGTGTCCCTTTGAGCAGGAGCTGTTGAGACGGCAGCAAAGGCTGAACCag CTGGAAAAGCCACCAGAAAAGGAGGAGGACCGTGCTCCCGAATTTATTAAAGTCAGGGAGAATCTGCGCAGAATCGCCACACTGACCAGTGAAGAGAGAGCGCTGTAG